A segment of the Candidatus Pelagisphaera phototrophica genome:
TTCCATTTCTCCAATTTTCTGCCGGAACCTATCAGCTCTGATTCGGAGATTCGGAATTGGGAAGGCTTCAAACGGAGCCCGTCAATCCGCCGCATCGTAGCCGCAATTCCTTTGTCGCCCTTGCCCCAGATGTCCGCGAGGATCTTGGAGACAGTATCGACTATACACTGCGGGACTACTGCGGTCTCGCAGAACGTTGCCAACCTCTGCTGAAAGCCGCTTGAGCGATATGCCAAATCTGCCATGACGCCACTAATGGAAGAGCCTCACGTGCTTGGCAAAGATAAATGTAATTTTAGAGTCTCAATCCCTAAAGGAATCTCCAAGCACGAATGATTCCTAGGGAAGAGGCATTATGAAATCCGATTCAGGCAGATTCTTGTTTATCTCCACTGACGTGTAGGCAAATTCCATCGTCTGGCTTCCAATGGCAGTTGAGAACGTGCTCACCATCTTCTTGGGAAAGCGAATTCCTTCTACCACTATTTCACCTTCTTCGAAGTACTCCACACCTTTACTATCGAGGGTTCTACGAACTTGCCCAGTTTCCGCGTCGATATAGCGCTGGAAGGCGATTCCGTCTCCATGATGATAAGTCAAAACGATACATTCATGGCCTTTGACCATCTCCTTGCCTTCGTAGATGATTTCTCCATTACGGACGTTCGGCTTCTTGAAAAAGCCAAAAGCCTCCCGAACGCTAGCCTGCATGATGAGAATTCGGATCGGGTCAAATATCTCCATGCTCAGAGGGACTGAATCAATAACTCTTTCGAAAGTGGTCCAGCCTTCTGAGTTGTTTAAAACCGATATCTCTTTCCTGTCTCCGATCACCGCGACCATACGCTGCTTCATGGGTTTCTGGTACACCATCTCTATCGTACCCAAATCCCCCGAGCTATAGAGCAGAGAACCTTTGTAATGAATACTGGTAATCGAGTCCAACTGGTTGCGGTCACCTAAGTAAGACCGTGCCAATTCGATCGTTTCCTCGATGATCTCCTCATCGGAGTCAGCTCCGAGTGCGATTAAGCTTAGCAGGATAGAAGCCGCGAGAACGGCTGGGGTTAATCGTTTAGTTTTCATAGTGATATTGTAAGAATCTCAAACTGACGCCTATTCCCATTCGATTGTTCCAGGAGGTTTGGAACTTATGTCGTAAACTACGCGATTCACGCCAGAAACTTCGTTAATAATTCGGTTAGACACCCGCTGAAGCACTTCGTAAGGCACCCTCACCCAATCGGCAGTCATCGCGTCTTTGCTCTCAACCACTCTCACCGCAATCACATTTTCATAGGTGCGCTCATCCCCCATCACACCCACGGTGCGAACAGGCAGGAATACACAGAAAGACTGCCACACTTTATAATAGAGATTCGACCCCATCATCTCTTCGTGCAGTATCGCGTCCGCTTTCCGTAGAACGTCAAGCTTACGCCTGGTTATGCTACCCAACACTCGAACCCCCAGTCCGGGACCCGGGAACGGTTGGCGCCAAACGACCTCTTTCGGCAATCCCAACTCAGCTCCTAAAGCGCGAACCTCGTCTTTGAACAACTGGCGCAAGGGCTCGAGAAGTTCAAATTTCATATTTTTAGGCAAGCCGCCAACATTGTGGTGGCTCTTTATTGTGGCAGCCGGATTGCCATCTATCGACACGCTTTCGATAACATCTGGGTAGAGTGTACCTTGAGCAAGGAATCGGGATTCTCCGATCCTCTTCAGCGAATCTTGGAAAACTTCAACGAACGTATTTCCAATTATCTTTCGTTTTCTTTCCGGATCGGACACACCCTTTAGCCGTTTTAGGAATTTGCTTCCAGCCCTCGCAACCCGGACATCCATGTTAAAGTGGCGCTTATAGAGATCCACTACCAGTTCGCGCTCATTAAGGCGAAGTAACCCGTTGTCGACAAACACACACGTCAACTGCCTACCGACGGCTTTGTGTATTAGGGCAGCGGCTACAGATGAATCAACCCCGCCGCTCAATCCCAACAAGACGCGGTCGTTGCCAACTTTTTCCCGAATGTTAGCGATGGATTCTTCGGCAAGAGAGGCCATCGACCAATCCGCTCGGCAGCCGCAAATCTTTCTCAGGAAGTTTTCCAGGATATTCAGTCCTCCTTCCGTATGGTGAACTTCTGGGTGAAATTGAATACCGTAAAACCTGCGTTTTTCATCAACGATCCCGGCAAATCCTGAATTCTCAGTAGACGCAACGGCCCGGAATCCTTTTGGCAGCTTCCCTAAGCGATCCCCATGAGAGTTCCAGACGCGCAAGACGCTTGGCAATCCTCGGAAAAGGCTTCCCTTTGTTTTGATTTTCAATTCCCCATGTCCGTACTCGCGAGCATGGCTCTTTTCGACTTTTCCGCCGAGCATGTGTGCCAAGAGCTGTACCCCATAGCATATTCCAAGAACGGGAACCCCTAGTTCAAAAACCTTCTTGTCAGGCCGAGGAGATCCTTTGGACAACACGCTTTCCGGTCCTCCCGAGAGAATAATCCCTACAACATTGTCTTTCTTTAGCTGTTTAGCCGATGCCTTGTAGTGATAAATCTTGGAGTAAACGGAACATTCACGTATGCGGCGAGCTATCACCTGAGTGTATTGGGATCCAAAATCGAGAACCGCTATGGTTTGATGCTTCATATAGAAAGACGGAGATTTAACCACTTGATCGCCAGCAGTGTCACTCACTTTTAAAGGGAATTCACTAAACGTATGGTTTGACCTCGTTGCTCAAGAAAAACCCAGACTCCGCCAGATTATCCAGAATTCGCATTCTTCGGACCAGAGGATCGATGTCGTAGAAATTGCAAGAACCAAGACCGGTCGCCTAATAAGGCCCTATTTTATAATCCGTGAATTCTAAAAAGAGCAGACAACCTACTGGTCCGAGTCATCTTTCTGCACCACCCCTTATCCCCTCGGCCGGGCTATAACCGCACCTCTGCCTTTAGACGATTGAACGTAAGATAGAATTACCCACAACGCGGGATTCGATCCCTGCCAAGCTTTCGAATTCAAGGAGGGTTTACGCCGATTGAAGGTTAGAACGATAGTTCGTAATTATTGTACTCGCATTCCGGACATGGTTCCCCAAAGGAAACTTCACCTTTTCTCACGGAGTACAGATTCCCACATCTAACACAGTGGAAGACCTTTCGTCGGCGGTTCGCCTCAAAACTACTTTTGTCTCTCCTATCGTAGAAAAACCAGAGAAGAGATAATCCAACCAAAGCCGATCCGGTATAGATTATCAAAAAGTAGGTGAACGCTTGCATGGCAACTTCAAATAAAAAATGCGTCCTCAAGTCGAAGAACGCATCATAAACTAAAGTGATTGAAGAGAAGGCGTCAGCCCTTTTTCTCTTCCTCCCCTTCCTCTGCTGCTTCGACATCCTCCGAGGCATCTGCCTTGGCCTCTTCCTCCACTTCAACGGTGACTTCAGCAGCCAGCACTTCTTCCGCAACTACAGATTCCTCTTCCGCTACCGGATCTTCTTCGGTAGCAACGTCAGTCTCTTCTGCAACCGCCGCCTCTTCAGCAACTGAAGTTTCCTCGACTGCAGCTTTCGCCCTTTTCTTCGCTTTTGACTTTGGCTTGGTCTTTTTCCCATAGCCTTCGTCGTCCGCATCGATCAGTTCGATTAGAGCCATCTCTGCCGCGTCTCCACGGCGCGTACCTAACTTGTAGATACGGGTGTACCCACCGTTTCGGTCACGGAATTGCTCGACTTTCTCTTCAAAAAGCTCGTGCACCGCACCAGTGTCGCGAACCCGCGCAATAGCTAAACGTCGATTGTGAAGGCTTCCTTTCTTCGCAAGCGTAATCACTTTTTCCACGAAGGGGCGGAGCGCCTTCGCTTTCTTTAGAGTCGTCTTTATCTTCCCATGGTTGATGAGAGCAGTTGAAAGATTAGCGAGAAGAGCTTCACGATGCTCTTTCTTGACGCCTAGTTGATTGCTATGCTTGCGGTGACGCATGGCCTAAATAATTTTCCTTAAGTTGTATCCCTTTTCGACTATAGTTCCTTCTTCATATCAAGAAGGCGCTCGTCGAATTTCATGCCTAGAGAAAGGCCGAGAGATTCTAGTTTATCTTTAATTTCGTTTAGAGATTTCTTTCCGAAGTTACGGTACTTGAGCATTTCCTGCTCACTCTTCATGGCAAGCTCGCCTACCGTTGTAATGTTCGCGTTGTTCAAGCAATTCGCGGCACGAACCGAAAGCTCGATCTCATTGACGCTCATGTTGAGGAGCTTACGGAGCTTGTTCTGCTCTTCGCTTACTTCTGCTCCCTCGTCTTCGAATTCGTAATTCTCGTCGGACACATTGTCGAATACATCGAGGTGATGTTTGAGGATGGCTCCTGACTGCTTGAGCGCGTCATCTGGAGTCATTCGTCCATCTGTCCAAATTTCTAAGATCAACTTGTCGTAGTCCGTGATCTGTCCCACACGAGTCGCTTC
Coding sequences within it:
- the guaA gene encoding glutamine-hydrolyzing GMP synthase; its protein translation is MKHQTIAVLDFGSQYTQVIARRIRECSVYSKIYHYKASAKQLKKDNVVGIILSGGPESVLSKGSPRPDKKVFELGVPVLGICYGVQLLAHMLGGKVEKSHAREYGHGELKIKTKGSLFRGLPSVLRVWNSHGDRLGKLPKGFRAVASTENSGFAGIVDEKRRFYGIQFHPEVHHTEGGLNILENFLRKICGCRADWSMASLAEESIANIREKVGNDRVLLGLSGGVDSSVAAALIHKAVGRQLTCVFVDNGLLRLNERELVVDLYKRHFNMDVRVARAGSKFLKRLKGVSDPERKRKIIGNTFVEVFQDSLKRIGESRFLAQGTLYPDVIESVSIDGNPAATIKSHHNVGGLPKNMKFELLEPLRQLFKDEVRALGAELGLPKEVVWRQPFPGPGLGVRVLGSITRRKLDVLRKADAILHEEMMGSNLYYKVWQSFCVFLPVRTVGVMGDERTYENVIAVRVVESKDAMTADWVRVPYEVLQRVSNRIINEVSGVNRVVYDISSKPPGTIEWE
- the rplQ gene encoding 50S ribosomal protein L17, translated to MRHRKHSNQLGVKKEHREALLANLSTALINHGKIKTTLKKAKALRPFVEKVITLAKKGSLHNRRLAIARVRDTGAVHELFEEKVEQFRDRNGGYTRIYKLGTRRGDAAEMALIELIDADDEGYGKKTKPKSKAKKRAKAAVEETSVAEEAAVAEETDVATEEDPVAEEESVVAEEVLAAEVTVEVEEEAKADASEDVEAAEEGEEEKKG